From one Agrobacterium vitis genomic stretch:
- a CDS encoding IS5 family transposase yields the protein MRGQPGFWDLDDRYERLSAVGDPLEKLNSIIPWAIFEKPLAKALKRSDGSKGGRPPFPSVLMFKILVLQALYNLSDDQAEFVIQDRLSFMRFLGLSLSQKVPDAKTIWLFRESLVRAGAIDNLFARFDKHLSRSGYLAKGGQIVDATIIQAPKQHNSQDEKDAIKAGEIPEDWKDKPARLAQKDRDARWTVKYSKAKRPTETPTSTTTGQHDIAIPMFGYKNHAGIDRAHGFIRGWTVTSASAHDGAQLRNVVTKDNTASTVWADTAYRSKTNEEWLQDNGLKSDIHQKKPKGKPMPEAMSRANGRRSKVRSAIEHVFARQKDKMKLFVRTIGISRARVKIGMANITYNMLRYVWLTGKPRTA from the coding sequence ATGCGTGGGCAACCGGGCTTTTGGGATTTGGATGATCGTTACGAACGGCTGAGTGCCGTCGGCGATCCGCTGGAGAAGCTCAACAGCATCATTCCATGGGCGATATTTGAAAAACCTTTAGCGAAGGCGCTGAAGCGGTCCGACGGATCGAAGGGTGGACGTCCACCATTTCCGTCGGTTCTGATGTTTAAAATCCTGGTGCTGCAAGCGCTTTATAATCTCTCCGACGACCAAGCGGAGTTTGTTATCCAGGACCGGCTGTCGTTTATGCGTTTCCTTGGCCTTTCCCTTTCGCAGAAGGTGCCGGATGCCAAGACGATCTGGCTGTTCCGAGAGAGTTTGGTGCGTGCAGGTGCCATTGATAATCTGTTTGCCCGTTTCGACAAGCATCTCTCACGTTCCGGATATCTGGCCAAAGGCGGGCAGATCGTTGACGCCACGATCATCCAGGCTCCCAAGCAACATAACAGCCAGGACGAGAAAGACGCGATCAAGGCCGGCGAAATCCCTGAGGACTGGAAGGATAAACCCGCCAGGCTGGCCCAGAAGGACCGCGACGCGCGATGGACAGTGAAGTATTCCAAGGCGAAACGGCCAACGGAGACGCCGACGTCGACGACGACTGGCCAGCACGATATTGCCATTCCAATGTTTGGTTACAAAAACCATGCAGGCATCGACCGAGCCCATGGCTTTATCCGGGGATGGACGGTGACGAGTGCGAGCGCCCATGACGGAGCCCAGCTTCGAAACGTAGTGACCAAAGACAATACCGCGTCGACGGTCTGGGCCGATACGGCCTATCGCTCCAAGACCAACGAGGAATGGTTGCAGGACAATGGCCTAAAGTCCGACATCCATCAGAAGAAGCCAAAGGGCAAACCCATGCCGGAGGCGATGTCGCGCGCCAACGGCCGTCGTTCGAAGGTCCGCTCCGCCATCGAACATGTCTTTGCGCGGCAGAAGGACAAGATGAAGCTCTTCGTGCGCACCATCGGAATCAGCCGAGCGAGGGTGAAGATCGGCATGGCCAATATCACCTACAACATGCTTCGCTATGTCTGGCTGACTGGAAAACCACGGACCGCATAA